A stretch of DNA from Microbacterium croceum:
CGGAACACGGAGAGCGTGTCGGGGGCGTACCCCATGTACTCCTGGATGCCGAGGTTCGGTGTGGCGATATCGAGATGCAGCGAAGCCGCCATCGTGATCGGCGAGACATCCGAGGGGCCGTGAGGGGCGACCTTGACCTGGTAGAGCGACGCGAAGTCGTTGATCCGGCGAGACGGCGAGATCCCACCGGCGTGCATGACGCTGGTGCGGACGAAATCGATGTACTGCCCGGAGATGAAGCCCATGCAATCCCAGATGGTGTTGAACACCTCTCCGATCGCCAACGGGGTCGTGGTGTGCTGGCGAACCAGGCGGAGCGCTTCCTGGTTCTCGCCCGGTGTGACGTCTTCGAGCCAGAACAGCCGGACCGGCTCCAGATCCCTGCCGAGACGCGCTGCTTCGATCGGTGTGAGTCGATGGTGGGCATCGTGGAGCAGCCGTATGGAATCCCCCACGTGTGAGCGCACCGCCTCGAGAACGCCGGGGATGTGGCGGAGGTAGGCGTCGGTGTCCCAGACCTCGATCGGGGGGAAGCCGTTGGTCGGTTCGTCCGGTTCGGGAGACGCGACCGCGTACACGCTGCGTCTTCCGGGAATCCCGGACTGTGCGCGCACGGCGAGGTAGCCCGCTTCGAGCTTCTCGTCGACGGCGTCGAGAAGCTGCGGCACCTCCCAGCCTGATGCGTGGGCGTAGGTCAGCACTCCCTCCCGCACCGCGCCGCCGAGCAGCTGGTACACGGGCACGCCCAGCTCCTTGCCCTTGATGTCCCAGAGCGCGAGATCGACGGCTCCGATGGCGGCCATCGTGATGGGCCCGCGTCTCCAGTACCCGCCTTTGTAGAGCCACTGCCAGGTCTGCTCGATCCGCTGAGCATCGCGCCCGACGAGCAGCGGGCACACATGATCGCGCAGGTAGGAGGCGACGGCCAGTTCGCGCCCGTTCACGGTGGCGTCTCCCCAGCCGACGACGCCGTCGCTCGTGACGATCTTGACGGTGACGTAGTTGCGGCCGGGCGAGCACACGATGACTTCGGCGCTCTCGATGGTCGACGGCATCAGACACCTTCTCCCGAGATGCGTGTGCGGACGATGTCGGTTCTCTCGGCCAGATCCGATATCGAGACACGGTCGTAGCCGAAGATCGCGGAACGGACGAGGTCATGCAGGGGAACCGTCCATCGCTGATCGATCCCCTCGGGCCCCGCGAGCACACCCGCGACGGCTCCGACGGTCGCGGCGTTGGAGTCCGTGTCGAATGCCCCTCGAACGGCCAGTTCGATCGACTGGCTGAAGTCGCCATCGCCCCACAGCAGCGCGGCGGTGATCACCCCGGCGTTGTTGATGCTGTGCACCCAGTTCTTCTCGCTGTGTCTCGTGTGCAACGCGACGAGCGTCGTCTCCCAGGTCTCCCCGTCCGTGAAGGCGTTCAGCACGGTACGAACTTCGCTCGCGAGCCTGCTGTGCGGGGGAATATGACGCAATGACTCGTGGATGAGTTCGGAGACATCGTGGATCCCGAAAGCCCCTGCAACCAGTGAGGCCGCCCACATCTCCGCATAGATGCCGTTTCCTCGGTGGGAGACGACCGCATCTTTCCAGGCCAGCTCGGCCGCCCTCCGCGGATCTCCGGGGCACACCATGCCGAAGACGTCGGCGCGGATGAGTGCACCGATCCACTCCCGGTACGGATTCTCGGTGCCGCCGGCAAGCGTCGGCGGCACCCCGCGAACGATGTTCCGGTAGGCCGCGCGCTCCGCCGTGAACGTCTGGCGATAGGGGAGTCGCTCGAGCCAGGCGGCAGCGATGTCAGCGGGAGCGAATGCTGCGCCATGCTGCTCGAGAATGTGCAGGTTCAGGATCGTGTAGTCGATGTCGTCGTCTCTGCTCGACCCGTCCACGCGTCCGCGCGTGCTCTCGGTCCAGTTGGGCAGGAAGCCCCACTCGAGGGCAGCTGAGCTCGACACGGGGATGTAGTCGACGAGAGGCACGGCGTCGACGGACGCCAGGTAGGCGTTGATCTTCTCGTAGCTCCAGTGTGTGCCGTCCTCGATCGGCTTGCCGAGCATGTTGCCCACGATGCGCCCCGTCCAGGCCGCGTGGATTCCCGCTCTGGCGATGTCGTCGCTGACCGGCGTGGTGTGCGGTGCGGGAAGCAGCGCGCGGATCGCGTCGAGCTCGGAGGGTTCGCTCGCCGAATAGTTCGGGTTCCCGAGGGTCTCGAGTTCCGCGGTGAGGGCGAGGAAGTCGGCGTCGGATGCTCCGCTCCGCTCGAGGAGCCGGAACCGCTCTCCGTGAGTCGTCACGTCGTGACCGCTGTCGGATGCGTGCCGCAGCTCGTGGCGAGCAAGATCACGAGGGATCGCGTCGTCACCGTTGACCGTCGAGGGCAACGCCTGCGGCTGGGCGTCGGAAGTCAGCATCTGTGATGGCTCCAAGTCTGTGATCACTGGGAGAGAGCGCTCTCTCAGTGATCCGACGATAGCTGCCGACTCGCGCTCGCGTCAACTCGAAGGAGGGCATCTCGGCGGACACTTCGGGGCGGCATCCGCTCTGTGAGCCTTGTTCTTTATATGTAGAATAAGCCGCATGGCGAAGCTGACACGGGTCACGGCACCCACTCTCGACGTGGTGCAGGTACTGCTCGGATCCGCGGATCCGATCTGGGGGCTCGCGTTGGCCAAGGAGGTGGACCGCGCACCCGGAACGGTGTATCCGATCCTCTCCCGGCTCGAGGAGCTCGGGTGGATCGTCGGCGACTGGGAGGGGGAGTCCGATCATTCAGGACCGCGCCGCCGGTACTACCGCCTCACGGATGAGGGACGCGTGGAGGCGGCCGCGCTCGTGGCGGCGCGTGCTCGCCGGGTCGTGTCGGCGCCGACGCCGCGACTCGCCTTCGGGGTCTCGGGATGAACGGTTCCGAGGCGCTCATCCGCATCGCCGCGGCGCTTCTTCCGCGGTCGCGGCGGGAGGTGCGCCGCGAGGAGTGGCTCGCCGATCTCGCCGGAGCAGAAGAACTCGGCATCCCTCGTCTGCAGGTGGCGCTCGGCGCTCTGCAGGCCGCGCTGTCCGAGGGGGTGAGCGCGCGGCGCGGAACCTTCACGCGCCGTCGGGTCTTCGCGGTCGGCGCGATCCTCGTCGGTGCGGTCGTGGTGGGTGCCCCGGCGGCGGCCATCGCGGTGATGCTCGTCTCCGATGCACGCGGTGTGGTGACGGTCGAGGCCACGGAAGACGGACAGCGCGAGGTGTTCTGGCGGGACTACCCGGGGATGCCCGGCCTCGATCCCGACGACGTCCTCTCCGGCCCCAGCCTGGAAGAGGGAGAGGCCGCCGGACGGGCGTTGCTCGAAGAGATCGAGACGGCGCTGACCGCCGAGTTCGGTCTCGAGTGGGCACCGCCGTCCACGGGCAACGGAGACCAGGTCGCCTTCCCCGCGCAGAACGACTATGGCGGGCCGTCGATGCTCCGCACGCTCAATGTGCAGGGGCGCCAGTCCACCCGTGTGCCCACGACCTGGGCAGAGAAGGAGCGGGCGCTGGAGATCATCGCCAGTGTCGCGGCACGACGCGGCTTCACGGAGCTGACCCTCGATCACGACGCCGAGTACATGACGGCCGCCGAGGTGGAGCAGGCCTTCGGCGCGGTGACCCCGGAGGAGTCGGTGATCGTCTCGGGGATCATCGAAGGCCCCACGGGGCAGTGGCTGATGTTCGCGATGCAGGATCTGTCACTCGACACTGACGGGCGCTTCACGGAGCAGGCTGAAGCCTCGGCAGAGTACGGCTCGCTTCCGAACACCATCTCTGTCATGTACGGCGCGAATGGGCTGCTGCCGGATGCCGATCGGGCAGAGTTCGAGCGCCGGCTGAAGCCCTACGTCGGCCTCGCGCGTCCGGAGCCGTTGGAGAGCTGAGCCCCGTCGAGGTCGGCGTCGTGCCCGGCCGCATCCAGGGGGCTGCGGTGCGGTTGCCGTCTGCAGGAGAAGTTGCCGGATGCAAGATCGTTCGCTGGAGTCTTCTCCTGCAGGCCGCGAGATGTCCTGCACGACGTCACGCCGGCGGCACCCAGGTGCCTTCGTCGCGGATGGCGCCGGTGATGCGTCGGCTCACGGTGCGTAGTTGCTTCGCCTGGGTGGGCGTGAGCGCATCGAAGACGAGGCGCCGCACGAGTGCGGCATGTCCTGGTGCGGCGGCGCGCGCGGCAGCTGCTCCTTCGTCGGTGAGCGTTGCGAGAGTGACGCGGCCGTCAGTGGGATCGGGCGCGCGGTGCGCCCAGCCGCGGGCTTCGAGTCGTGCCACCGCGCGGGAGAGGCGGGACAGCGTGCTGTTGGCGTAGCTCGCCAGTTCCGTCATCCGCAACGTGCGCTCGGCCGCCTGGGAGAGGGCGAACAGGATGCCGTAATCGAAATGACTGATGCCGGAATCTCGCTGCAACTGGGTGTCGAGCGCAGCCGGGAGCCACTCGAGCAGGGTGGCGAGAGCTGACCACGTCTCGAGCTCCTCGTCGCGGAGGGCGTCAGATGGTCCGAGGTCGGTCATGCCCCCACCCTAGATCATGACTTGCTCAGGAAACTCATCGCGCCTAAGCTTAACTTTCCTAAGAAAGTAAAACCACGAATGGATGTAGCAGTGAATCTCGAACTCGATGACAAGAAGGTCTTCGTCAGCGGCTCCACGCAGGGCATCGGCTTCGCGGTGGCCGCTGCCTGCGCGTCCGAGGGGGCAGCGGTCGTGCTCAACGGGCGCTCGCCGGAGCGGGTCGCAGACGCCGTCGCGAGGCTGCGTTCAGAGGTGCCGGAGGCGGATGTGTCCGGCATCGCCGCCGACCTCTCGGATGCCGCGGAAGTGCACGCGCTGATCGAGGAGCTCGGCCACGTCGATGTGCTGGTCAACAACGCGGGCATCTTCGATGTCGTGCCTTTCGCGGAGCTCGATGACGCGGCGTGGACGCGTTCGTTCGATGTCAACGTCCTGGGCGCCGTTCGGCTGTCGCGTCAGCTCCTGCCGGCAATGCTCGCCGAGGGGTGGGGTCGGATCATCTTCGTCGGCACCGAGTCGGCGGTCGATGTTCCAGCCGACATGATTCACTACGGGGCTTCGAAGGCCGCGGCGCTCGCGGTCGCGAACGGCCTCGCCAAGCTGACGCGGGGCACCGGGGTCACGGTCAACACCGTGCTCGGCGGTCCCACGTACTCCGACGGCGTCTCGAGTCAGGTGGAACAGATCGCCGCAGCGAACGCGGTGTCCGTCCGCGACCTGAAGAGCTCACTGGTCCGCGACACGTCGCTTCTTCAGCGGTTCATCGAGCCGGCGGAGATCGCGCACTTGGTGGCCTATCTCGCCAGTCCCTTGTCGTCAGCGACCAACGGTGCGGCTCTGCGCGCCGACGGCGGGGTTCTCACGACCATGCTCTGAAGGCAGAGCCCTCGTGTTGATCCTCGCCCTCGGGCATGGGCGGGGAGAGAGCGCGTCATTCACCCGTGTCGATGACTTCCCACGCGCCTAGACGAGTGAATCCCGATGCGAGCGCGAGCGCGACCGAGGCAGCGTTGTCGAGCTGACAGCGATACTGCGGTTCGTATCCTCGCCGCAGTGCCTCTGCACTCATCGCTCGGACAGTCACGCGGCCCAGCCCACGACCACGGAACGCGGGGAGCGTGATCACTCCGAGATCAGCGAGGCGCGTTCCGCTCCACGGGTACATGCTCGCCGCACTCACCAACCTGTCGTCGATGAACGTTCCGAACACGAGCCAATGGTCGAGTTCGACGAACGCTTCGTCGAGGTCCTCCTCGGGCGCTTCGCTTGCGAAGTCCTCGAAAACCGACGCGTCCGCGGCAGTGAGCTGGCGCGTCTCGGCACCGAAACTCTCGCTGAGAAGAACTGCCTGGCCTTCGAGTGCCAGGTAGAAGAGATGATCCGGATCGTTGAAAGAGATTCCCACGCGCTCCATCCGTGCGGAGAGATCAGCCGGGTCGACGCGCTCCTCGCCAACGAGCTCGAGCTCCCTCGCCCGCTCGAGCGAGACCGAGAGCACGGCGCTCCCATCTTCTCGCCGCAGCAACGACACCGATCTGTTCGCCGACAACGCGGGATCGACCGACACCGCGACCTCGCCCGCCGGCAGACTGCGGACTTCGTCCGGCACCCATTGGGAGAGCACAACCGATGAGAACACGACCAGGACCTTTCGGGCGGGCGACGACTTCCAGTTACGACCTTAAGTGGGCGCCCTCCCTGCAGTCCATCGGCTTATCTGCGCGTCAGCGTCGCACCGGGTCGGCGTCGCCTGTGAGGAACCGGTCGAGTTCGCGCAGGGTGGGCGCGGCTTCCCAGTCGCCCGGCACCAGGCAGGCCATCGCGCCGCAGGCGTTGGCGCGGCGCAGCAGGGCGTCCGTGTCGGCTCCGTCGAGCAGGGCGCTGAGGTACCCGGCGACGAACGCGTCGCCGGCGCCGACGGTGTCGACCACGTCGATCACGAACCCGGGCGATGTGATGACCCTGTCGCCGATGTGCACGGCTGCGCCCTTCGGCCCGAGCTTGACGACGACGGCAGCGCACCCGGCCGCGTGGAGCAACGCAGGAGACTCCTCGGGCGCCGCCTCCGGGTACAGGATGGCGAGTTCCTCGGCCCCACCGAACACGATGTCGGCCCGCTCGGCGATCTCGCGGAGCACGGGCCCTGCGACTGCCGCCGAACCCAGTGCGGACCGGTAGTTGATGTCGAAGCTCACGGTCACGCCCGCGGCTTTCGCCTGATCCAGGGCCGCGTGCACGGTATCCCTGGCCGATTCCGACAGCAGCGGTGTGATGCCGGTGAGGTGCAGCAGCGCGGCGTCTTCGACCCAGCCGTCCGGGAGATCGGAGGCGGACAGCCGCGACCCCGCGGACCCCGCCCGGTAGTAGTGGACGGCGGTCGATGAGACCGACGGCTTCTCCTTGACCATGAGTCCGGTCGGGGCATCCGCGTCGACGACCGCGTGCACCTCGATGCCCTCGCCGCGGATCTCCCGCGCCACTCGCTCACCGAGAGAGTCGTCGCCGACACGGCCCAGCCACGACACCGCGGCGCCGAGCCGAGCCAGTCCGATCGCGACGTTGCTCTCCGCTCCGCCGATGCCGAGACGCAGCTCGGAGGCGTGGCGCAGAGAACCGATCTCGGTCGTACGCACCAGCGCCATGGTCTCGCCGAGTGTGACCACCGCAGGTCGAGTCATGGTGTGCAGACCTCGACGAAGGCCTGCGCCCGATCGTGCAGTGCGCCGAGATCGCCACCGCTGAACGCATCGCCGAGCAGCGGGCCGCCGACGCTCACCGCGACCGCACCCGCCGCCAGCCAGGCTTCGGCTCCCGCCAGGTCGACGCCACCCGAAGGCACCGCGACGATGCCGGGGAACGGGCCGCGCAGGTCCTTCAGATACCCGGGGCCGACCTGGCCGGCGGGGAACACCTTCACGGCTGATGCGCCAGCCGACCACGAGGCGAACAGCTCGGTCGGGGTGAGGCCGCCGGGAACGATCGGCACACCGGCATCCGTCGCCTGCTGCACGAACGCGGCCGAGGTGATGGGGGTGACGATGTACGCCGCTCCCGCATCGATCGCGCGAGCGAGGTCGTCGGTGCCCGTCACGGTGCCGATGCCGAGGTCCACCGCGTCACCGAAGCGCTCGCGCAACCGGGGGAAGTGCGCGAATGTGCCCGGTGTGGTGAGCGTCAATTCGACACTGCGGATGCCGGCGTCCACCAGCACGTCGAGCACGGCGTCGTAGTCCTCGGCACGCTGTGCGCGGGCGACGACGATGAGCCGCGACTCGACCGTGCGCGTGGGCAGTGCGCGGCGTGCGACCTCACCAGTCATGGACGGTCCCGTCGAGCAGGCGGTTCACGGGCAGGTATGCCTTGGTGTACTCGTATCCGGCCGCGGCCTCTTCATCGAGCTCGACGCCGAGGCCGGGCTGCTCGCCGGGGTGCAGGAAGCCCTTGTCGAACGTGAACGACGTCTGGAACACCTCGAGCGTCTTCTCGTTGTGCGGCATGTACTCCTGGATCCCGAAGTTGTGGATAGCGAGGTCCAGGTGCAGCGCGGCGGCCATACCGACGGGCGAGATGTCGGTCGGGCCGTGGATGCCGGAGCGGATGCCGTAGATCGCGGCGAAGTCGAGCAGTTTCTTCATCGCCGTGATGCCGCCGGTGTGGGTGACGGCAGAGCGCACGTAGTCGATCAGGCGTTCGGTGATGAGCGTCTGGTAGTCGTACACCGAGTTGAAGACCTCGCCGATCGCGAGCGGAGTGGTGGAGTGCTGGCGCACCAGGCGCAGTGCGGACTGGTCTTCGCCGGGCGTGCAGTCCTCGAGCCAGAACAGGTCGTAGGGCTCGATGTCCTTCGCGAAGCGGGCGGCCTCGATCGGAGTCATCCGGTGGTGGCCGTCGTGCAGGATTCGCAGGTCGGTGCCGAAGTCCTCGCGGATCTGCGAGAAGATCCCCGGCATGTGGTTCAGGTAGTTGCGGGTATCCCACCGCTCCTCGCTGGGGCGGCCGTTCTCGACGCGCTTGGCGGGCTCGTAGTCGTAGCGCACGCCCGGGCCGCTGGACGAGACGCCGTAGATCTGGCCGAGGCCGGGCACACCGGTCTGCACGCGCACCGCGGTGTAGCCGAGCTCTTCGTACCCGGTGATCGCGTTCTTGAGCGCCGCATAGTCGGTGCCGGAGGCGTGCGCGTAGACCCGCACACCCTCGCGGCTCGCGCCGCCGAGCAGCTGGTACAGCGGCATCCCGGCCTTCTTGGCCTTGATGTCCCACAGCGCCATGTCGACCGCGGCGATCGCGGCCATCGTGACGGGTCCGCGGCGCCAATACGGTCCGCGGTAGAGGTACTGCCAGGTGTCTTCGATCCGGTCCTCGTCGCGGCCGATGAGCATCGAGGCGA
This window harbors:
- a CDS encoding SDR family NAD(P)-dependent oxidoreductase, with protein sequence MNLELDDKKVFVSGSTQGIGFAVAAACASEGAAVVLNGRSPERVADAVARLRSEVPEADVSGIAADLSDAAEVHALIEELGHVDVLVNNAGIFDVVPFAELDDAAWTRSFDVNVLGAVRLSRQLLPAMLAEGWGRIIFVGTESAVDVPADMIHYGASKAAALAVANGLAKLTRGTGVTVNTVLGGPTYSDGVSSQVEQIAAANAVSVRDLKSSLVRDTSLLQRFIEPAEIAHLVAYLASPLSSATNGAALRADGGVLTTML
- the manD gene encoding D-mannonate dehydratase ManD, whose translation is MPSTIESAEVIVCSPGRNYVTVKIVTSDGVVGWGDATVNGRELAVASYLRDHVCPLLVGRDAQRIEQTWQWLYKGGYWRRGPITMAAIGAVDLALWDIKGKELGVPVYQLLGGAVREGVLTYAHASGWEVPQLLDAVDEKLEAGYLAVRAQSGIPGRRSVYAVASPEPDEPTNGFPPIEVWDTDAYLRHIPGVLEAVRSHVGDSIRLLHDAHHRLTPIEAARLGRDLEPVRLFWLEDVTPGENQEALRLVRQHTTTPLAIGEVFNTIWDCMGFISGQYIDFVRTSVMHAGGISPSRRINDFASLYQVKVAPHGPSDVSPITMAASLHLDIATPNLGIQEYMGYAPDTLSVFRADYSFDRGYLHPGDAPGLGVEFDEVAARAFPYERSYLPVAEREDGTPIDW
- a CDS encoding sugar kinase gives rise to the protein MTRPAVVTLGETMALVRTTEIGSLRHASELRLGIGGAESNVAIGLARLGAAVSWLGRVGDDSLGERVAREIRGEGIEVHAVVDADAPTGLMVKEKPSVSSTAVHYYRAGSAGSRLSASDLPDGWVEDAALLHLTGITPLLSESARDTVHAALDQAKAAGVTVSFDINYRSALGSAAVAGPVLREIAERADIVFGGAEELAILYPEAAPEESPALLHAAGCAAVVVKLGPKGAAVHIGDRVITSPGFVIDVVDTVGAGDAFVAGYLSALLDGADTDALLRRANACGAMACLVPGDWEAAPTLRELDRFLTGDADPVRR
- the manD gene encoding D-mannonate dehydratase ManD — its product is MTIELVDVNITSPGRNFVTLKITTSDGIVGWGDATLNGRELAVASYLSDHVASMLIGRDEDRIEDTWQYLYRGPYWRRGPVTMAAIAAVDMALWDIKAKKAGMPLYQLLGGASREGVRVYAHASGTDYAALKNAITGYEELGYTAVRVQTGVPGLGQIYGVSSSGPGVRYDYEPAKRVENGRPSEERWDTRNYLNHMPGIFSQIREDFGTDLRILHDGHHRMTPIEAARFAKDIEPYDLFWLEDCTPGEDQSALRLVRQHSTTPLAIGEVFNSVYDYQTLITERLIDYVRSAVTHTGGITAMKKLLDFAAIYGIRSGIHGPTDISPVGMAAALHLDLAIHNFGIQEYMPHNEKTLEVFQTSFTFDKGFLHPGEQPGLGVELDEEAAAGYEYTKAYLPVNRLLDGTVHDW
- a CDS encoding LppA family lipoprotein, with protein sequence MNGSEALIRIAAALLPRSRREVRREEWLADLAGAEELGIPRLQVALGALQAALSEGVSARRGTFTRRRVFAVGAILVGAVVVGAPAAAIAVMLVSDARGVVTVEATEDGQREVFWRDYPGMPGLDPDDVLSGPSLEEGEAAGRALLEEIETALTAEFGLEWAPPSTGNGDQVAFPAQNDYGGPSMLRTLNVQGRQSTRVPTTWAEKERALEIIASVAARRGFTELTLDHDAEYMTAAEVEQAFGAVTPEESVIVSGIIEGPTGQWLMFAMQDLSLDTDGRFTEQAEASAEYGSLPNTISVMYGANGLLPDADRAEFERRLKPYVGLARPEPLES
- a CDS encoding bifunctional 4-hydroxy-2-oxoglutarate aldolase/2-dehydro-3-deoxy-phosphogluconate aldolase: MTGEVARRALPTRTVESRLIVVARAQRAEDYDAVLDVLVDAGIRSVELTLTTPGTFAHFPRLRERFGDAVDLGIGTVTGTDDLARAIDAGAAYIVTPITSAAFVQQATDAGVPIVPGGLTPTELFASWSAGASAVKVFPAGQVGPGYLKDLRGPFPGIVAVPSGGVDLAGAEAWLAAGAVAVSVGGPLLGDAFSGGDLGALHDRAQAFVEVCTP
- a CDS encoding MarR family winged helix-turn-helix transcriptional regulator gives rise to the protein MTDLGPSDALRDEELETWSALATLLEWLPAALDTQLQRDSGISHFDYGILFALSQAAERTLRMTELASYANSTLSRLSRAVARLEARGWAHRAPDPTDGRVTLATLTDEGAAAARAAAPGHAALVRRLVFDALTPTQAKQLRTVSRRITGAIRDEGTWVPPA
- a CDS encoding ADP-ribosylglycohydrolase family protein, which translates into the protein MLTSDAQPQALPSTVNGDDAIPRDLARHELRHASDSGHDVTTHGERFRLLERSGASDADFLALTAELETLGNPNYSASEPSELDAIRALLPAPHTTPVSDDIARAGIHAAWTGRIVGNMLGKPIEDGTHWSYEKINAYLASVDAVPLVDYIPVSSSAALEWGFLPNWTESTRGRVDGSSRDDDIDYTILNLHILEQHGAAFAPADIAAAWLERLPYRQTFTAERAAYRNIVRGVPPTLAGGTENPYREWIGALIRADVFGMVCPGDPRRAAELAWKDAVVSHRGNGIYAEMWAASLVAGAFGIHDVSELIHESLRHIPPHSRLASEVRTVLNAFTDGETWETTLVALHTRHSEKNWVHSINNAGVITAALLWGDGDFSQSIELAVRGAFDTDSNAATVGAVAGVLAGPEGIDQRWTVPLHDLVRSAIFGYDRVSISDLAERTDIVRTRISGEGV
- a CDS encoding GNAT family N-acetyltransferase: MLSVSLERARELELVGEERVDPADLSARMERVGISFNDPDHLFYLALEGQAVLLSESFGAETRQLTAADASVFEDFASEAPEEDLDEAFVELDHWLVFGTFIDDRLVSAASMYPWSGTRLADLGVITLPAFRGRGLGRVTVRAMSAEALRRGYEPQYRCQLDNAASVALALASGFTRLGAWEVIDTGE
- a CDS encoding PadR family transcriptional regulator, with the protein product MAKLTRVTAPTLDVVQVLLGSADPIWGLALAKEVDRAPGTVYPILSRLEELGWIVGDWEGESDHSGPRRRYYRLTDEGRVEAAALVAARARRVVSAPTPRLAFGVSG